In the Victivallis sp. Marseille-Q1083 genome, one interval contains:
- a CDS encoding LacI family DNA-binding transcriptional regulator — translation MNIREFAKLCGVSHAAVSRVLNYPQAEAHVSRATYDRIRAKAEEVNFQVNYHAKALHSKNSGCIGFVIGHCFPMLTEPVLFGLSKVLKQHGKCLSIQPCESTFEAEAEAFEQMLYQHVDAILYIPSLHLHEQPYTTRHIQELVAKYPEHPPVVTMYGGTDLPGFYQLRFHDYETGRQAALRQLALGCRKFSIIMVSHTTLMNREMARGYRETLLNNGVLPENIREMPVWSAALPDLLAPFEDKDTEGVWACHYIPFINSIKDLLLKDSGRRKLHIDSVCAIETENVFKYVQTFPSRSLVAGNGPDVDSSIVIRRYSLHEIGRRGAETALALCSNDSRRIKSLPLVEYMELEPGVFLLYE, via the coding sequence ATGAATATTCGTGAATTTGCAAAATTATGCGGTGTTTCCCATGCCGCCGTTTCCCGCGTGTTGAATTACCCGCAGGCGGAGGCGCACGTCAGCCGCGCCACTTATGACCGGATCCGCGCCAAAGCGGAGGAAGTGAATTTTCAGGTCAATTATCATGCCAAAGCCCTGCATTCTAAAAATTCCGGCTGCATCGGCTTCGTGATCGGACACTGTTTTCCCATGCTCACCGAACCGGTGCTTTTCGGCCTTTCCAAAGTACTCAAGCAACATGGCAAATGTCTTTCCATCCAGCCGTGCGAGAGCACTTTCGAGGCGGAGGCGGAAGCTTTCGAGCAAATGCTGTACCAGCATGTCGACGCCATTCTCTATATTCCTTCCCTGCATTTGCATGAGCAGCCGTATACGACCCGGCATATTCAGGAGCTGGTCGCCAAATATCCGGAGCATCCGCCGGTCGTCACGATGTACGGCGGAACCGATCTTCCCGGATTTTATCAGCTCCGCTTCCATGATTACGAAACGGGACGGCAAGCCGCTTTGCGCCAACTGGCCCTGGGATGCCGTAAATTCAGCATCATTATGGTTTCCCACACCACTTTGATGAACCGGGAAATGGCGCGCGGCTACCGCGAGACACTGCTGAACAACGGCGTCTTGCCGGAAAATATCCGGGAAATGCCCGTCTGGTCGGCGGCGTTGCCGGATCTGCTTGCTCCATTTGAAGATAAGGACACGGAGGGAGTCTGGGCTTGTCACTACATTCCTTTCATCAACTCCATCAAAGACTTGTTGCTGAAAGACTCCGGCCGGCGCAAGCTTCACATCGACAGCGTGTGCGCCATTGAAACCGAAAATGTGTTCAAATATGTGCAGACCTTTCCGTCGCGGAGTTTGGTGGCCGGCAACGGCCCGGACGTGGATTCCAGCATTGTCATACGCCGGTACAGTCTGCACGAAATCGGACGCCGGGGAGCTGAAACCGCCTTGGCGCTCTGCTCGAATGATTCGCGGCGAATCAAATCGCTTCCCCTGGTCGAATACATGGAACTGGAACCGGGTGTTTTTCTGCTTTATGAATGA
- a CDS encoding IS630 family transposase produces the protein MGDETGIRNDEAKGRSYAPKGNTPVQAVNPVREQVNMISAITNQGKTHFMFYSETMTAQLLIQFMERLIRQNERKVYLILDNLQVHHSKTLTGFLQENAAFIKLFFLPSYSPDLNPDEYLNRDLKSNLSNKPLGRAKGKITEHAKQHMEMIAEQPKRIKKLFHSKTVLYAS, from the coding sequence TTGGGGGATGAAACAGGAATTCGCAATGACGAGGCCAAGGGCCGCAGTTATGCACCGAAAGGCAACACCCCGGTGCAAGCAGTCAATCCGGTACGCGAACAAGTTAATATGATCAGCGCGATTACCAACCAGGGGAAAACTCATTTCATGTTTTACAGCGAAACGATGACGGCTCAACTCCTGATCCAATTCATGGAACGTCTGATTCGTCAAAATGAGCGGAAAGTGTATTTGATTCTGGATAACCTGCAGGTTCACCACAGCAAAACGTTGACTGGTTTTCTGCAGGAAAACGCGGCTTTCATCAAGTTATTTTTCTTGCCGAGCTACAGTCCCGACCTGAACCCGGATGAATATCTCAACCGCGACTTGAAATCAAATCTGAGCAACAAGCCCTTGGGGCGCGCCAAAGGAAAAATAACCGAACATGCCAAGCAACATATGGAAATGATAGCTGAACAGCCGAAACGAATCAAGAAATTATTCCATTCCAAGACTGTTTTATATGCAAGTTAG
- a CDS encoding winged helix-turn-helix domain-containing protein — protein sequence MEPQDARKLDKVALEERRKQAVRLYQSGKCNNCTEIGKIVGAHRNTVGKWISRWKKSGLPALKVKKCGRPVGFGRRLLPHEESKIRKDLVDHCPDQLRLPFALWTRQAVRLHIKISFGIEIPVRTMGEYLKRWGFTPQKPVKKAYQRNEAHVQKWLIEEYPRIKKLAKSEDADIFWGMKQEFAMTRPRAAVMHRKATPRCKQSIRYANKLI from the coding sequence ATGGAACCTCAAGATGCCCGAAAACTCGATAAGGTCGCTCTTGAAGAGCGGCGCAAGCAGGCCGTGAGATTGTATCAAAGCGGCAAATGTAATAATTGTACAGAAATCGGAAAAATCGTCGGAGCGCACCGCAACACGGTGGGCAAGTGGATAAGCAGGTGGAAAAAAAGCGGCTTGCCTGCTTTGAAAGTAAAGAAATGCGGTCGTCCAGTCGGTTTTGGACGCCGTCTGCTTCCGCATGAAGAGAGTAAGATACGGAAAGATTTGGTCGATCATTGTCCGGATCAGTTAAGATTGCCATTTGCGCTCTGGACTCGTCAGGCGGTACGGTTGCACATCAAAATTTCCTTTGGAATCGAAATACCAGTCCGAACCATGGGGGAGTACTTGAAACGCTGGGGATTTACGCCGCAAAAACCAGTTAAGAAAGCTTATCAGCGCAATGAGGCGCACGTTCAAAAATGGCTGATTGAGGAGTATCCCCGAATCAAAAAGCTGGCAAAATCAGAAGATGCGGATATCTTTTGGGGGATGAAACAGGAATTCGCAATGACGAGGCCAAGGGCCGCAGTTATGCACCGAAAGGCAACACCCCGGTGCAAGCAGTCAATCCGGTACGCGAACAAGTTAATATGA
- a CDS encoding helix-turn-helix domain-containing protein — translation MGFRLKHDLTQSDLAERSGISQVMISDYETGKRKLTMKAATKFGTALGETPEKFFP, via the coding sequence ATGGGTTTCCGGCTCAAGCATGATCTGACACAGAGCGATTTAGCGGAACGTTCCGGTATTTCGCAGGTTATGATCAGCGACTACGAGACTGGAAAGCGCAAGTTGACTATGAAAGCCGCGACAAAATTTGGCACGGCGTTGGGCGAAACTCCGGAAAAGTTTTTCCCGTAA
- a CDS encoding DUF2190 family protein: MMYAKYVQKGDSIDYRPNEAVAAGDVIVLADLVGIARLDIEAGTLGSLAVVGVFDVVKAAGAIPSGSTLYWDAGAKQATLFSASNHYLGKAIADVEAGDESVRVLLNAPIASGGSSSTPAVGMIPNIVDNSGSSAFQHHSGIDRFGHARCRCVTQQ, encoded by the coding sequence ATGATGTACGCGAAATATGTGCAGAAGGGCGATTCGATTGATTATCGCCCGAATGAAGCCGTTGCCGCCGGCGATGTGATTGTCCTTGCCGATCTCGTTGGCATTGCCAGACTTGACATCGAAGCGGGAACGCTCGGTAGTCTTGCTGTGGTCGGTGTGTTTGATGTGGTCAAAGCTGCCGGGGCGATCCCGTCCGGTTCGACGCTTTACTGGGATGCCGGAGCAAAACAAGCGACGCTGTTTTCTGCGTCCAATCATTATCTCGGTAAAGCGATTGCCGATGTGGAGGCGGGGGATGAATCGGTGCGTGTGCTTTTGAATGCGCCGATTGCGTCGGGGGGCTCTTCTTCCACGCCGGCGGTGGGAATGATTCCCAATATTGTGGACAATTCCGGCAGCTCTGCCTTCCAACATCATTCCGGCATTGACCGATTTGGGCACGCGCGATGCCGTTGCGTCACTCAGCAGTAA
- a CDS encoding phage portal protein: MRLAEKLRTLRMARCQDGEGFVLLAQNPNLKYDLVKLDLQLIEADRVTDEQFNSDPNCIDGITVDRFGNPAGYRVLKHHPGGDSFGYETMQIPAENMIHIFRADRPEQHRGIPEITPALPLFAQLRRFTLAVLAAAEAAADFAGILYTDAPANGEADSVEPLDHIQLERNMLLTIPGGWKMGQLDPKQPATTYAEFKHEILNEIARCLNMPYNIAAGNSSGYNYASGRLDHQTYYKSIRVDQSFTAGAVLDRIFQAWLREYRLAKAIEIDELEIPHTWFWDGVEHVDPQKEATAQEIRLRNRTTTLAVEYAKQGKDWESELRQIAKEEALMKTLGITPAEAQIAPAQQKEESDE, encoded by the coding sequence GTGCGTCTGGCGGAAAAACTCCGCACGCTCCGCATGGCGCGCTGTCAGGACGGCGAAGGTTTTGTGCTTCTGGCGCAGAATCCGAATTTGAAGTATGATTTGGTGAAGCTGGATTTGCAGTTGATCGAAGCCGACCGGGTTACGGACGAACAATTCAACAGCGATCCCAACTGCATTGACGGCATCACCGTTGACCGTTTCGGCAATCCGGCAGGCTATCGGGTGTTGAAACACCACCCCGGCGGCGATTCGTTCGGGTATGAAACCATGCAGATTCCGGCGGAGAATATGATTCACATTTTCCGCGCCGACCGCCCCGAACAACACCGCGGCATCCCGGAAATCACGCCGGCTCTACCGCTCTTCGCCCAGCTTCGCCGCTTTACCTTGGCGGTACTTGCCGCCGCCGAAGCCGCCGCGGACTTTGCCGGCATCCTCTACACCGACGCTCCGGCGAACGGCGAAGCGGATTCTGTGGAGCCTCTGGATCACATCCAACTGGAGCGTAACATGCTCCTCACCATTCCGGGCGGCTGGAAGATGGGACAGCTCGACCCGAAACAGCCGGCGACGACCTACGCAGAGTTCAAACACGAGATTTTAAATGAAATTGCCCGTTGTTTGAACATGCCGTACAACATCGCCGCCGGCAATTCGAGCGGCTACAATTACGCATCAGGCAGGCTTGACCACCAGACTTATTACAAAAGCATCCGTGTGGATCAATCCTTTACCGCCGGCGCGGTACTTGACCGGATTTTCCAGGCGTGGCTCCGCGAATACCGCCTTGCCAAAGCGATCGAAATCGACGAGCTGGAAATCCCGCACACCTGGTTCTGGGACGGCGTGGAGCACGTCGATCCGCAGAAGGAGGCAACGGCGCAGGAAATACGGTTGCGCAACCGCACCACGACGCTTGCCGTCGAGTACGCCAAGCAGGGCAAGGACTGGGAAAGCGAGCTTCGACAGATTGCCAAAGAAGAAGCATTGATGAAAACCTTGGGCATCACGCCCGCCGAAGCACAAATTGCTCCGGCGCAACAGAAAGAGGAATCAGATGAATGA
- a CDS encoding terminase gpA endonuclease subunit, whose product MPINPSSMRVVDVARLLNSTDYGFVLSQGQLYRDFNRAGCRIAATDNPRNINLLKYIAHLCDELHAPAVTAGARSYDERREAERARQAEQSVSGRDIGALPDVANGERKAAGEKNFRFFCESYFPEVFHLSWSPDHLKAIGKIETAVLQGGLFALAMPRGSGKSTLAEAACLWAMLYGHREFVTLIGATESAALEMLDSIKTELEVNELLEQDFPEVIYPIKALEGIANRCAGQLYKGERTRISWTSGEIVLPTIAGSRASGAVVRVSGITGRIRGMKFKKQDGRTIRPSLVIIDDPQTSESAGSLEQTRKRVRVLAGDILGLSGPGEKISGIMPCTIIRPGDMAEQILSKEKYPEWNGERTQMLYELPKNTKLWEEYAEIRAESLRTEGNIQAATDFYAAHREAMDTGALVAWEERFNHDEISAVQHAMNLNLQDEVAFWSKYQNEPLPENLGSEEQLSIDLVIHKLNGRKTHEIPVGCNHLTMFIDIQKVLLFYTVCAWEDDFTGYVVDYGAYPDQRRRYFSLADATPMLQSTFPRAGLEGAIYSGLEALTSQYLAMEFRRDDGAAMKISKCLIDANWGASTEVVYQFCRQSPFAGIVIPSHGRYIGASSKPMSEYKKTAGDRVGHNWRIPNVAGRCGVRHVVFDANYWKTFIHARFMVSMGDRGCLSLWGREPERHLLFAEHMTSEYRVRTEGRGRSVDEWKLRPESNDNHWFDGIVGCAVAGSMSGAVLPGTDTPWSAPRAKIRLSELQKKKVEKKSEKLR is encoded by the coding sequence ATGCCAATCAATCCGAGTAGTATGCGCGTGGTGGATGTGGCGCGGCTGTTGAACTCCACCGATTACGGCTTTGTGCTGTCGCAGGGACAGCTTTACCGCGACTTCAACCGCGCCGGATGCCGCATTGCCGCCACCGACAATCCGCGCAACATCAATCTTTTGAAATACATCGCGCATCTTTGCGACGAACTGCACGCTCCAGCAGTGACTGCCGGCGCACGCTCCTACGATGAACGCCGTGAAGCGGAACGGGCGCGACAGGCGGAACAGTCCGTAAGCGGGCGCGACATCGGCGCTCTGCCGGACGTGGCGAATGGTGAACGCAAAGCGGCGGGCGAGAAAAATTTCCGCTTTTTCTGCGAATCCTATTTTCCCGAAGTCTTTCATCTCTCCTGGTCGCCGGATCACCTGAAAGCGATTGGGAAAATTGAAACCGCGGTTCTGCAGGGTGGATTGTTCGCGCTTGCCATGCCTCGCGGTTCGGGTAAATCGACGCTCGCGGAAGCGGCGTGTTTGTGGGCGATGCTTTACGGGCACCGCGAGTTTGTGACCCTGATCGGGGCGACGGAATCGGCAGCACTGGAAATGCTCGACTCAATCAAAACCGAACTCGAAGTCAACGAACTATTGGAACAGGATTTTCCTGAAGTCATCTACCCCATCAAAGCGCTGGAAGGGATTGCCAACCGGTGCGCCGGTCAGCTCTACAAGGGCGAACGCACCCGCATTTCGTGGACGTCTGGCGAGATTGTCCTGCCGACCATCGCCGGAAGCCGTGCGTCCGGCGCGGTAGTGCGGGTTTCCGGCATCACGGGGCGAATCCGCGGAATGAAGTTCAAAAAGCAGGACGGGCGTACCATCCGCCCCAGTTTGGTCATTATCGACGACCCGCAGACGAGTGAAAGCGCCGGCAGTTTGGAGCAGACCCGCAAGCGTGTCCGTGTGCTTGCCGGCGACATCCTTGGTCTTTCCGGACCCGGTGAAAAAATATCGGGCATCATGCCGTGTACCATTATCCGACCCGGTGATATGGCGGAGCAGATTCTCTCCAAAGAAAAATACCCCGAATGGAACGGCGAACGCACCCAGATGCTTTACGAGCTCCCGAAGAACACCAAACTTTGGGAGGAATATGCAGAAATCCGCGCCGAATCTCTGCGTACCGAGGGGAATATCCAGGCGGCGACGGACTTCTACGCCGCCCACCGCGAAGCGATGGATACCGGCGCCCTTGTCGCGTGGGAGGAGCGCTTCAACCACGATGAAATCTCCGCCGTCCAACACGCGATGAACCTCAACCTGCAGGATGAAGTGGCGTTCTGGAGCAAATACCAGAATGAGCCATTGCCGGAGAATTTGGGAAGCGAAGAACAGCTCTCCATTGATCTGGTGATCCACAAACTCAACGGGCGCAAAACACATGAAATCCCCGTCGGCTGTAATCACTTGACCATGTTCATCGACATTCAGAAAGTGCTGTTGTTTTACACCGTCTGCGCGTGGGAGGATGATTTTACCGGCTATGTGGTCGATTACGGCGCGTATCCCGATCAGCGACGGCGCTATTTCTCGCTTGCGGATGCCACTCCGATGCTTCAAAGCACATTCCCGCGCGCCGGTTTGGAGGGGGCGATTTATTCCGGCTTGGAGGCGCTGACCAGTCAGTATCTTGCCATGGAGTTCCGGCGCGACGACGGCGCGGCAATGAAGATTTCCAAGTGCCTGATCGACGCCAACTGGGGTGCCAGCACCGAGGTGGTTTACCAGTTCTGCCGCCAGTCGCCCTTTGCCGGAATCGTGATTCCGAGCCATGGGCGCTACATCGGGGCAAGCTCCAAACCGATGAGCGAATACAAGAAGACCGCCGGCGACCGCGTCGGGCACAACTGGCGCATTCCCAATGTGGCTGGCAGGTGTGGGGTGCGGCATGTGGTTTTCGACGCGAATTACTGGAAAACCTTCATTCACGCCCGCTTCATGGTTTCAATGGGCGACCGCGGCTGTTTGAGTTTGTGGGGGCGCGAACCGGAGCGGCATCTGCTGTTTGCCGAGCACATGACCAGCGAATACCGCGTCCGCACCGAGGGGCGCGGGCGAAGCGTGGACGAGTGGAAACTTCGCCCCGAATCCAACGACAATCACTGGTTTGACGGTATTGTCGGCTGTGCTGTGGCTGGCTCCATGTCGGGCGCAGTCCTGCCGGGAACCGATACGCCGTGGAGTGCGCCGCGCGCAAAAATCCGCCTTTCCGAGCTCCAGAAGAAAAAAGTTGAAAAAAAGTCGGAAAAATTACGATGA
- a CDS encoding YaaW family protein: MGAFFDQDLSPVLRMADNQDLEFLVNLLQKQLTSTLGAYEAYKKHHPNHRMYADAIAAELCEFGGNSFANLYRGQGPAYQSIVCDVAAKLKVPYNKKQSAEMIEDSILRVVLEKALERMSDEEKRELLKASGGTFHFSAKGAALTAAVIALFRAGGFKSYQITVILVSAIAKAILGHGLAFGTMATITYAASIMVGPVGWALTGIWTAVDIAGPAYRVTTPAVLYVAMLRKKIAFESGKGEKECIQSDDDLIFFRKNLVRTLDKYGIFVLDPFRPFVNRSYWEEIVRKLAKCDLTPDEQRLVAIIRKQLPPLPSQEDDRERESD; encoded by the coding sequence ATGGGAGCATTCTTTGATCAGGACCTGAGTCCGGTACTCAGGATGGCGGACAACCAAGACCTTGAATTCCTGGTGAATTTACTCCAAAAGCAACTCACGAGTACCCTGGGGGCGTATGAGGCTTATAAGAAACACCACCCGAACCACCGGATGTATGCGGATGCCATCGCTGCGGAGCTCTGCGAGTTCGGCGGCAACAGCTTCGCGAATCTCTACCGAGGCCAGGGACCGGCCTATCAGTCCATTGTCTGCGACGTTGCGGCGAAGTTGAAAGTTCCCTACAACAAGAAACAGTCCGCAGAGATGATAGAAGATTCCATTCTCCGCGTGGTGCTGGAGAAAGCCTTGGAGCGAATGAGCGATGAAGAGAAACGCGAACTATTAAAAGCATCAGGCGGTACATTTCATTTCTCCGCGAAGGGGGCGGCACTGACTGCGGCGGTAATAGCTCTGTTCCGCGCAGGCGGTTTCAAGTCGTATCAGATCACGGTGATTCTGGTTTCTGCTATCGCAAAAGCCATCCTGGGACATGGCTTGGCGTTTGGCACCATGGCTACAATCACCTATGCGGCTTCTATTATGGTGGGACCGGTGGGCTGGGCGCTGACTGGAATTTGGACTGCTGTAGACATTGCCGGTCCCGCCTATCGGGTTACAACGCCAGCCGTCCTGTATGTGGCAATGCTGCGTAAGAAGATCGCCTTTGAATCCGGAAAAGGCGAGAAGGAATGCATACAGTCTGATGATGATCTGATCTTCTTCAGAAAGAATCTTGTCAGAACGCTGGACAAGTATGGAATCTTCGTACTGGACCCCTTTCGGCCGTTCGTGAATCGTTCCTATTGGGAGGAGATCGTGAGAAAACTTGCGAAATGCGATCTGACCCCGGATGAACAGCGCTTGGTGGCGATCATCCGCAAGCAGTTACCTCCTCTGCCAAGCCAGGAAGACGATAGAGAAAGAGAATCAGACTGA
- a CDS encoding ATP-dependent RecD-like DNA helicase yields MSEDIQLSPEQEKALRLMLSGKNVFLTGEAGTGKSTILREFRERCTRECVFLAPTGIAAINVGGATLHSFFLLKPGLMTPDSIEEVGSKSHRALIRKVKTIVIDEVSMVRSDIFAAIDFRLRSLARGGSQQKPFGGKQLILVGDFFQLPPVVKTETEDSYLNHELGGYYAFQTALWRQANFHNIFLKTVHRQQNDNLFLLILNHIRHGELESPDIHLDGSTDGMNVLEALTKLCANQPPLEPEPVYLCTTNREAQTLNMVQKSLLTGENFIFRAVVTGKFQERDYPTSPLLELKIGARVMVLNNKRTPDGEFEYVNGEVGVVEGITQTSTPAVQVFLDNGKHVSIQPTQWTNMEYELETDRISGKEVIRQKEVGTFVQLPLKLAYAITVHKSQGLSLERVALKLGSGCFSHGQLYTALSRCRSIRNLRIDRRLYAEDVILDPAVIDFYRQLEKPEPERKEITLTIPKEHEAAVMALLAQLQGKTLPSAKAPALPEFPLFSASVEEEQRITSHSDIDKLLIVYRNQTGEERSDGKTNRKNGTGFNKADAPTLSGLAEQYLSNGFLTQSELKEVGRRIAKYKKQWEPMTEDRQDYLF; encoded by the coding sequence ATGAGTGAAGATATACAACTGAGTCCGGAGCAGGAGAAGGCTTTACGCCTGATGCTTTCCGGCAAGAATGTCTTTTTGACCGGGGAGGCCGGAACCGGGAAATCCACTATCCTGCGGGAATTCCGGGAGCGATGTACCCGCGAGTGCGTCTTTCTTGCTCCGACCGGTATTGCCGCCATCAATGTAGGAGGTGCTACCTTACACAGTTTCTTCCTGCTGAAACCGGGATTGATGACCCCGGATTCCATAGAAGAAGTCGGCAGCAAGTCGCACCGGGCGCTGATCCGTAAGGTCAAGACCATTGTGATCGACGAGGTTTCGATGGTACGAAGCGATATCTTTGCCGCGATTGATTTTCGTCTTCGCTCTTTGGCCCGTGGCGGCAGTCAGCAGAAACCGTTCGGCGGGAAACAACTCATACTGGTCGGCGACTTCTTCCAGCTGCCGCCTGTGGTAAAGACGGAAACGGAAGATTCCTATCTGAATCACGAATTAGGTGGGTATTATGCGTTCCAGACCGCTTTGTGGCGACAGGCGAACTTCCACAATATCTTCCTGAAGACGGTACACCGTCAGCAGAACGACAATCTTTTTCTTTTAATCCTGAATCATATCCGGCACGGCGAACTGGAATCCCCGGATATTCATTTGGACGGTTCGACCGATGGAATGAATGTCTTGGAAGCATTGACGAAGCTCTGTGCCAATCAGCCGCCGCTGGAACCGGAACCTGTCTATCTTTGCACCACCAATCGGGAAGCGCAGACCTTGAACATGGTTCAGAAGAGTCTGCTTACCGGTGAGAACTTCATCTTCCGGGCGGTGGTCACCGGGAAGTTTCAAGAACGGGATTATCCGACCTCTCCGCTTTTAGAGCTCAAGATAGGAGCACGGGTGATGGTGCTCAACAACAAACGTACCCCGGACGGCGAATTTGAATATGTGAATGGTGAAGTGGGGGTGGTTGAAGGGATCACGCAGACCTCGACTCCTGCCGTGCAAGTCTTTCTGGATAACGGAAAACATGTGTCGATCCAGCCGACTCAATGGACTAATATGGAGTATGAGCTGGAAACGGATCGGATCAGCGGAAAAGAGGTGATCCGGCAAAAGGAGGTTGGAACTTTCGTCCAGCTTCCTTTGAAGCTCGCTTACGCGATCACAGTGCATAAGTCCCAGGGCCTGAGTTTGGAACGGGTTGCTTTGAAGCTCGGAAGCGGCTGCTTTTCTCACGGACAGCTCTACACCGCGCTCTCCCGCTGCCGCAGCATCAGAAACCTGCGGATTGACCGCCGGCTCTACGCGGAAGATGTCATTCTTGATCCGGCGGTCATTGATTTTTACAGGCAACTGGAAAAGCCGGAGCCGGAACGCAAAGAGATCACGCTGACGATTCCGAAGGAGCATGAAGCCGCTGTCATGGCGCTGTTGGCGCAACTTCAAGGAAAAACGCTCCCGTCTGCAAAGGCTCCCGCTCTGCCGGAGTTTCCGCTTTTCTCCGCTTCAGTCGAAGAAGAGCAAAGGATCACCTCACACTCGGATATTGACAAGTTGCTGATTGTCTACCGAAATCAGACCGGAGAGGAAAGATCCGATGGAAAGACAAACCGCAAGAATGGAACCGGCTTCAATAAAGCAGATGCGCCGACCCTTTCCGGGCTGGCAGAACAATATTTGTCCAACGGTTTCCTGACGCAATCAGAACTGAAGGAGGTCGGCAGGAGGATTGCGAAATACAAAAAGCAATGGGAACCCATGACTGAAGATCGACAGGATTATCTGTTTTAA
- a CDS encoding GNAT family N-acetyltransferase, with protein sequence MERLKTERLFLRGFRKNDLADLYAYAKNPHVGPAAGWKPHADITESAKWLKEFIDKQEVWAIVEKISGKVIGSIGLHADRKRNNERAGMLGYVLDEPYWGRGLATEAARKVIEYAFRVRHYELLSIYHYPFNRRSARVIEKCGFHYEGTLRQASQLYSGLIHDDVCYSMTRTEYDARFVPGE encoded by the coding sequence ATGGAACGACTGAAGACGGAAAGATTATTTTTGCGAGGATTCCGGAAGAATGATTTGGCGGATCTTTATGCTTATGCCAAAAATCCGCACGTCGGTCCGGCGGCCGGCTGGAAGCCGCATGCCGATATTACCGAATCGGCCAAGTGGCTGAAAGAATTTATCGACAAGCAGGAGGTGTGGGCGATTGTCGAAAAGATATCCGGCAAAGTAATCGGTTCGATCGGACTCCATGCCGACCGGAAGCGGAACAATGAACGGGCGGGGATGCTTGGCTATGTGTTGGATGAACCGTATTGGGGCAGGGGGCTGGCGACCGAAGCCGCCCGAAAAGTGATTGAATATGCTTTTCGGGTACGGCATTACGAACTATTGTCGATCTACCACTATCCGTTTAATCGCCGTTCCGCCAGAGTGATCGAAAAATGCGGTTTTCATTACGAAGGAACCTTGCGGCAGGCCAGCCAATTGTACAGTGGTCTCATCCATGATGATGTTTGTTATTCGATGACCCGGACAGAATACGACGCCCGCTTTGTTCCCGGTGAGTGA
- a CDS encoding type 1 glutamine amidotransferase domain-containing protein, whose product MKKILIVATNNDRMGNSGHKTGMWLEEFTIPYYLWFDHGYAITVASPRGGAIPLDPSSLKNSDKNEYNRRCAGENQRMLHNTLPLADLKAEEFDAVFYPGGHGPLWDLAEDAENARLLREFITEKKLVAAVCHGPAAFGENTKLFAGCKATCFSNYEEQLVKLDKLVPFSLEDRLRAAGIVYSSELPGRSHVVTDDALITGQNPHSSKGVALAVIQYLDKVVS is encoded by the coding sequence ATGAAAAAAATTCTCATCGTCGCCACCAATAACGACCGGATGGGCAATTCCGGCCATAAGACCGGCATGTGGCTGGAGGAATTCACGATTCCCTACTATCTGTGGTTCGATCATGGTTACGCTATCACGGTAGCCTCCCCGCGCGGCGGCGCGATTCCCCTTGATCCGTCCAGTCTGAAAAACAGCGATAAAAATGAATACAACCGGCGTTGCGCCGGCGAAAATCAGCGCATGCTGCACAATACGCTACCATTGGCGGACTTAAAAGCGGAAGAATTCGACGCCGTTTTTTATCCCGGTGGTCACGGTCCGCTGTGGGACTTAGCAGAGGATGCCGAAAACGCTCGCCTGCTGCGGGAATTCATCACCGAAAAGAAATTGGTTGCCGCCGTCTGCCACGGTCCGGCTGCTTTCGGTGAAAATACCAAATTATTTGCCGGCTGCAAGGCCACCTGTTTCTCCAATTACGAAGAACAATTGGTCAAACTGGATAAGCTCGTCCCCTTTTCACTGGAAGACCGGTTGCGGGCGGCGGGAATCGTCTACAGCAGCGAACTGCCCGGCCGTTCCCATGTCGTTACCGACGACGCGCTGATCACCGGCCAGAACCCGCACTCCAGCAAAGGCGTTGCACTGGCCGTCATCCAGTACTTGGACAAAGTTGTCTCCTGA